DNA sequence from the Flavobacterium lipolyticum genome:
AACAATTCCAGTGTCCCCTGTTTTTTTTCATCAGAAAAACTTCTCATGGTAACGGCCGGAATCAGAAAAATCATAATCCACGGAGCCAGAGTGAAAAATGGCGTTAAATCAGCATAACCCGTATTTAAAATATTGTAGTCGCCTTCAAATACCCATAAAAATAGTCCGTTGCTGATTAAGAAAATGGCAATGACTAAATAGCCTATAGGAGAGCCAAAAAAGGATTTTATTTCTCTTAAAATGATTGATTTCATGTATAACGTTTATTCGTTTATTTGTTTAATCGTTGGTTTGTTTTTGGCGCTTGAAATATCTTAATTATTTTTCGTGTGAGATTCTTAAAATTTTTGAATTTCGAGCATCAATTATAATTAAAAAAGCACCTCCTTTAGAATTTTTAGGCAAAGTTCCAGTGATAAACCAGTAGTATTTATCTAAAAAGTATATTTCATAAGGTCTTTTTTCAATTATATTTTGTTTTCCATAAATACTAAATAAAACTGATTCTGCGATTTTAACTGCAGTATTTTTGTCTTTCAAAAGTATCCTTTCATTATCAACATAGTTTTCTCGTGTTTCTTCGGATAATGTTATTTCTAGCTCTTTTTGTGCATATTCTTTTCCTAGAAGTAGGCGTTTATTTTGCGAATAAGCGTTAAAAGAAAATATTAAAAACAATAAGAAAAAATATTTCATAATTAGATTTGTTTTAAGTCGCTTTCCTTTGCGAACTTTGTGTTTTGCCAAAGCTTTTAAGCACGATCTTTGTGTTCTTTGCGGTTAAACAGTTCCAATTTTCAAATCCAGTATAGAACATGAAACATGAAACATGAAACCTGAAACTATTTTTTATTTAGTTCAGAATCATCAGCTTATCCACACTCCAGGCTTCCGGTTTGGCATTAAACAATTGCTTTGTAAAACTCCAAACCGTATTAAAGAGTTCAGATTGTCTGTAATTTTCTAAATCTTCTTCAGTTTCCCAGTAGCTGTAAGTGAAAAATATGCATTTATTATTTTTATCCTGATACAACTCTAAAAAACGATTTCCATTCGCTTCTCGTATTTTATTTTTCACACTTTCGAAATTCTCCAGAAAATCGGGGATTTTTTCTTCATGAAAACTCATTTTTACTATTCGAACAAACATTTTTTTTATTTTAGATTTTAGATTGTTGATTTTAGATTTTTAAATATCTAAAGATTTTACAGGTGCGCAAAAATACCAAAATTGATTGTTCTTTTGATGAAAAAAAATAAATTCCAAAAATGAAACTTTAAATTTTAAATCTTCGGTACTTTTAGATGTAAAAATTAGATTGGAAATTCAAAAGTATTACAAGAACTTAATCGTAATAACATCTCTGTAATTTAATCCTAAAAGGCTATTCGCTGAACCCACTTTAGAAGGATTGCTTCTAAAAATGGCGATTTCAAGGAATCCGGCTTCGTTAAAAATAGCCAGTTTCTCTCCTTCGTAAGTTTTTATGGGGTATTTATCAGAGCTGGCAATGGCAGAGTAATTGGGTAAAATGGCTTTGATACTTTTGGGTTTCATAACAATTTCATAGGCCCGACCTTTTGCAACTTCTGTAAACTGCCTTTTCGAAATGTTGGTTACCACGTTCCCGAAATGGTCAATGTAAATCACGTATCCTTTTATAGAGTTGTTGTCGCCGGCAACTACGGGCTGTAACTCTGTAATTTGCTTGATTTCTTTAATTTCTTTGCCAATAACATTAAGTAAGCCCCCTTTGGAAATGTGACAGGCGACCTTAATAAAAATATCCAAATCGCTAAATTCGCTCGGAAAGCGGTCGTGTATGTTGATGGCAACAATTTTTTGCGGAACAATTTTCTGCGTAAGCATACTCAGAATACCATTATCGGCACAAATAAAGTAATGATCGTTCCATTGCATGGCAATATGCTGATTTTCTTTATTACGTTCGATATCTACTCCAATTAAGTGAACGGTTCCTTTTGGGAAACTCAAATACGAAGCGCCAATAACGTAACTTGCTTCGGCTGTGTTAAATGGGTCAATGTCATGCGAAATGTCAACAAGTGTAACCTCTGGATACTCAGATAATATTTTACCCTTTAGCGAACCAACAAAGTG
Encoded proteins:
- a CDS encoding putative quinol monooxygenase — translated: MFVRIVKMSFHEEKIPDFLENFESVKNKIREANGNRFLELYQDKNNKCIFFTYSYWETEEDLENYRQSELFNTVWSFTKQLFNAKPEAWSVDKLMILN
- a CDS encoding SAM hydrolase/SAM-dependent halogenase family protein; its protein translation is MSIITLTTDYGLKDHFVGSLKGKILSEYPEVTLVDISHDIDPFNTAEASYVIGASYLSFPKGTVHLIGVDIERNKENQHIAMQWNDHYFICADNGILSMLTQKIVPQKIVAINIHDRFPSEFSDLDIFIKVACHISKGGLLNVIGKEIKEIKQITELQPVVAGDNNSIKGYVIYIDHFGNVVTNISKRQFTEVAKGRAYEIVMKPKSIKAILPNYSAIASSDKYPIKTYEGEKLAIFNEAGFLEIAIFRSNPSKVGSANSLLGLNYRDVITIKFL
- a CDS encoding YbbC/YhhH family protein; its protein translation is MKYFFLLFLIFSFNAYSQNKRLLLGKEYAQKELEITLSEETRENYVDNERILLKDKNTAVKIAESVLFSIYGKQNIIEKRPYEIYFLDKYYWFITGTLPKNSKGGAFLIIIDARNSKILRISHEK